The window GAACAGCTTCTGTAACTCTGAATCAGTACTAGAGACAATCCTTTGAAATTGGATAAGATTTGTTTTATGGCATTGTAAATCCTCTCTTGAAgttagaagtttttttttctaaaaaggtCCTCTCATTTGATGCAATAGGTTTGAAGTTACAATTGCAAAGTTGTATCTACTATCTACTTAGCTAGCATCGGTAGTTCATAATTTTTgttccatgttttttttttactcaaattgatatatatatatatatatatatatatatatatagaaaacgaGACTGATATACGAAATCAAAGATGACATACCATCTGGATCACAAAAACCATTCAGTCTCTAACCACCACCAAGAGTGCTAAACCTTCCAAAAAACATCAACATCCAGCATAACCATACAAAATATACCTCCTCTACTCTAATTGACCAGAGATACTTCTTTTATTTACAAAGAACTTGTCCAACCACTGAGGATGACCAGAGGCAACATAGGACTGTGTTAACCCAAAGTTAACCACACTCTGCGCGATAAAAGAAGCACATCTAACCGTAGCCAAAGCTTCCACTTTCAATTCCCACTATACAAAAACCTGCAACTCCTTCCTTAGCTCTGAAGCTTCAAATTGCAGAGCCGGCCACAGCCAAGGCTTAACCACCGTTTCAGACAGATCATCAAAAGTAGAAGAGAATATCACCTTTTGATATCTGAGACATCTCATACTTTCCACTACCCACATATAGACTTGAAGCTTAGCCTCCAATACTGTGGAAACAGCAGGGAGAGCTCTTCTACTGTGCTGTAGGACTGCCACCGTCATTTTTAACTATCCAAGCCGCACCTGTATATGAACTCCCTCTAGACCACTCCATTCCTATCTCACATCTCACCCAATCTTTTGGAGGCGCAATGAATGGAGGGCAGGCTTCAAACGGACATACCGCTTCCTCCATCTCCATTCTTCCCTCTATCTGTTGAGCCATGAACCATTCATCAGCTTCCTTATACGCTTTGCTCACAATAACATTCGGGGGTTAAGCTTTTTCCTTCGAAAATGAAGCCATTTCTATGCTTCCAGAGAAACCAAAGGATCCAAGGCCAAGCCCTTGAGATGTTAGGGTCAACCTTCACATTCTTGCTCATCGACAGCATATAAGAAATATTATCATAGATGGATCTCTCCAACCATCCTTTCGGCGGCATAGGGATGTACGAAAGCGCCCAGTTCTGTCTCGCTATATCACACTGGAACAGAACATGATTGATAGATTCACCTTCTCTCCCAGCGACCCGACACCTTTCATCACATTTCATACCTCTCGCAATAACCAGCTCTGATACAGGGAGAGCATCCGACAAAGCCTTCTACAAGAACAATCTTATCTTAGGCGAGGTATGCACCTTCCAACATTGC of the Brassica rapa cultivar Chiifu-401-42 chromosome A03, CAAS_Brap_v3.01, whole genome shotgun sequence genome contains:
- the LOC117132705 gene encoding uncharacterized protein LOC117132705, whose amino-acid sequence is MAFQSEQIWVRSDLAIVRKDGEASLPPPSLNGTGLYLFIRTRWVHGGKEKDTRGTVRMVRWKALSDALPVSELVIARGMKCDERCRVAGREGESINHVLFQCDIARQNWALSYIPMPPKGWLERSIYDNISYMLSMSKNVKIEGRMEMEEAVCPFEACPPFIAPPKDWVRCEIGMEWSRGSSYTVLEAKLQVYMWVVESMRCLRYQKVIFSSTFDDLSETVVKPWLWPALQFEASELRKELQSVVNFGLTQSYVASGHPQWLDKFSTLGGG